Proteins from a single region of Thermodesulfobacteriota bacterium:
- a CDS encoding sigma-54 dependent transcriptional regulator, protein MNIVSATVLIIDNDEHLSKQLEPVLLQEGYRVIFSSTGKDGIEYARKENPDVVLLCLKLADLNGLEVFKSIDNLEPKPTTIIMTDQGDIQEAVSAIKMGVYDFMEKPISIDKLKVTIMNALSSALTAAAEKEQEKYGFNSLIGRSKAIQDVICLFHNLVSTDCKTILITGESGTGKGLAARLLHFNGARAEKPFIELNCAAIPETLLESELFGYEAGAFTDAKKTKKGILELADKGTIFMDEIGDMSLTLQAKLVKVIEERRFRRIGGTSEISVDARVIAATNRDLKELIRENLFRSDLYHRLNVISFEMPSLLKRKEDIPLLTDYFTEIFRQELHKNTIFIPEEVRELFLRYHWPGNVRELRSMIERAMILSENGILNPKYIKLEEWKGSNVKVEKSGNKIILEIPLEDASLQRIEEKIIRKALDLNKWNQTKTAAMLKMRREALIHRMKKMGLHY, encoded by the coding sequence GTGAATATAGTGAGTGCAACTGTTTTGATAATAGACAATGACGAACATTTATCCAAACAATTAGAGCCAGTTTTACTTCAAGAAGGATACAGAGTTATTTTTAGTTCGACAGGAAAAGACGGTATCGAATACGCTAGGAAAGAAAATCCGGATGTTGTTCTTCTTTGTTTAAAGTTAGCGGATTTGAATGGTCTTGAGGTTTTTAAGAGCATAGATAACCTTGAGCCTAAGCCCACCACAATTATTATGACTGACCAGGGAGACATCCAGGAAGCTGTATCGGCTATCAAAATGGGCGTTTATGATTTTATGGAAAAACCAATCTCCATTGATAAATTAAAAGTGACTATAATGAATGCACTCAGCAGCGCGTTGACCGCTGCAGCCGAAAAAGAGCAAGAAAAATACGGATTCAATTCCCTTATCGGAAGGAGCAAGGCTATCCAGGATGTTATTTGCCTATTTCACAATTTAGTTTCGACTGATTGTAAAACAATTCTTATTACCGGAGAGAGCGGAACCGGGAAAGGGCTGGCGGCGAGGCTCCTCCACTTTAATGGTGCAAGAGCCGAAAAACCATTCATAGAGTTAAACTGTGCGGCGATTCCCGAAACACTCCTTGAAAGCGAACTTTTCGGCTACGAGGCTGGGGCTTTTACAGATGCAAAAAAGACGAAAAAAGGCATTCTTGAGCTGGCAGATAAAGGAACGATTTTCATGGATGAGATTGGAGATATGAGCCTTACACTCCAGGCAAAGCTGGTAAAAGTAATCGAGGAAAGGAGGTTCAGAAGGATAGGAGGAACCAGTGAAATCAGTGTGGATGCAAGGGTCATCGCTGCGACTAATAGGGACCTCAAGGAGCTTATTCGTGAGAACCTTTTCCGTTCGGATTTGTATCATCGTCTTAACGTAATAAGCTTTGAGATGCCATCACTGCTAAAGAGAAAAGAGGATATACCACTTCTTACCGATTACTTTACGGAAATTTTCAGACAAGAGCTTCATAAAAATACAATTTTTATACCGGAAGAGGTCAGAGAGCTTTTTTTGCGGTATCACTGGCCCGGAAACGTTCGTGAGCTCAGAAGCATGATTGAAAGGGCCATGATTCTGAGCGAGAATGGAATATTAAATCCTAAATATATAAAACTCGAAGAATGGAAAGGCAGTAATGTAAAAGTTGAGAAATCCGGGAACAAAATTATTCTGGAGATACCACTAGAGGACGCCTCTCTTCAAAGAATAGAGGAGAAGATTATAAGAAAAGCACTGGACTTGAATAAATGGAACCAAACAAAGACAGCCGCTATGCTAAAAATGAGAAGGGAGGCTTTAATACACAGAATGAAAAAAATGGGACTCCACTATTAA